One Spinacia oleracea cultivar Varoflay chromosome 4, BTI_SOV_V1, whole genome shotgun sequence DNA segment encodes these proteins:
- the LOC110789917 gene encoding uncharacterized protein, with protein sequence MDNRKGKNNVDESRTEIGSHLKPIDVDVEEDMGLTVRTSRQNNNDPSETQRIGPSNRVIGNDSGRKRSNNASICNSLTGEDQKRKRNNNASISNVNQPHISSLFLSQMGASPANICKPVPYSLCPPRFRFPLNPTSAQAPPFKSQPRPGLASQPAVEPSQGVGYQQFAPVRATTSRSLRPLPTHPWLCSLQPGSGQQQQLGVVSRTNRSEVESQPRPSSTSQPAFKPSQGLGYQQLAPVRATGPRIPRPIINPSQGLGYQQLAPVRATAPKSLRPIINPTQVTGSHRVSNIRKTGASTSLIHSGSGRQVQQAPLQMVMGDSLEDEAAILADFKSGLSIEDEIDMLKAYQGHLVQLLKGVNAPDVRMNQKSLIDTTGRISKLEAKLHNVNSKKGKLGNVNFQDGRKEAGNLKRQGCLGNTQDAKERFRLDLNKEPTESDKT encoded by the exons ATGGATAACAGGAAGGGCAAGAACAATGTAGATGAATCTAGAACAGAGATTGGCTCTCAT TTGAAGCCTATAGATGTAGATGTCGAGGAAGATATGGGATTGACAGTAAGGACTTCAAGGCAGAATAACAATGATCCTTCTGAAACTCAAAGAATTGGACCCTCTAATAGGGTAATTGGTAATGATTCTGGAAGGAAGAGATCGAATAATGCTAGCATTTGTAATAGCCTAACTGGTGAAGATCAAAAAAGGAAGAGAAATAATAATGCTAGCATTTCAAATGTTAATCAACCTCATATTTCATCTCTTTTTCTGAGTCAGATGGGAGCTTCTCCGGCTAACATTTGTAAACCTGTTCCTTACTCTCTTTGCCCTCCCAGATTTCGATTTCCATTGAATCCTACCTCTGCTCAAGCTCCACCATTTAAGTCGCAGCCTCGACCCGGTTTAGCAAGTCAACCTGCAGTTGAGCCATCTCAAGGGGTGGGGTATCAGCAATTTGCTCCTGTTAGGGCCACTACTTCAAGAAGCCTGAGGCCTCTTCCAACCCATCCCTGGTTATGTAGCCTTCAACCTGGTAGTGGTCAACAACAGCAGCTAGGAGTAGTTTCTAGAACTAATCGTTCTGAAGTTGAGTCGCAGCCTCGTCCCAGTTCAACAAGTCAACCTGCATTTAAGCCATCTCAAGGTTTGGGGTATCAACAACTTGCTCCTGTTAGGGCCACTGGTCCAAGAATCCCGAGGCCAATTATCAATCCATCTCAAGGTTTGGGGTATCAGCAACTTGCTCCTGTTAGGGCCACTGCTCCAAAAAGCCTGAGGCCAATTATCAATCCAACTCAAGTAACAGGGTCTCATCGAGTTTCTAATATCAGGAAAACTGGTGCAAGTACAAGTCTAATTCATTCTGGTTCAG GTCGACAAGTGCAGCAAGCCCCCCTACAG ATGGTTATGGGAGACAGTTTAGAAGATGAAGCGGCTATATTGGCTGATTTCAAAAGTGGACTTTCAATAGAAGATGAGATAGATATGCTAAAGGCATATCAAGGACACCTTGTACAGCTTCTGAAGGGTGTCAATGCTCCTGATGTCAGAATGAATCAAAAATCACTGATTGATACCACAGGTCGCATTTCAAAGCTAGAAGCTAAGTTGCATAATGTAAACTCAAAAAAGGGAAAATTAGGGAATGTTAACTTTCAAGATGGCAGAAAGGAAGCAGGAAACCTAAAAAGACAGGGATGCTTAGGTAATACACAGGATGCCAAAGAAAGGTTCAGGTTAGACTTGAACAAGGAACCTACAGAATCAGACAAAACCTAA
- the LOC130459845 gene encoding uncharacterized protein, protein MKPWFETPGGEPTDQFYPTIDLLCGESVATDSAKDGGDLGYRAFKDLITPADRPQGQIDAPAAQHFNDLYKAVQSSMDLYYVYRWNQLQLTQNNIDMADLRKRAEDAESLLEDSKKKLDAAASDLEAANKRLSDIEPKLQAEAERADGLDQQLASINASLPGVKKSAAKKAVDKLLQSDWFNDILTLRHNGGWCAAHRVVCHVKKLDEDGWQEFEDGYEEKELYKVATGFEPQELPEAVICNANQRTLPPLDVPEAAYWSDDEPAV, encoded by the exons ATGAAGCCATGGTTCGAGACTCCTGGCGGCGAACCTACCGACCAGTTTTATCCCACCATTGACCTGTTGTGTGGGGAGTCGGTGGCTACTGATTCGGCTAAGGACGGTGGCGACTTAGGCTACCGTGCCTTTAAAGATTTGATTACGCCTGCTGACAGGCCACAAGGTCAGATTGATGCCCCTGCTGCTCAACACTTTAATGACCTCTACAAG GCCGTTCAGTCCAGCATGGACCTGTACTACGTTTACCGCTGGAACCAGCTGCAGCTGACTCAGAATAACATTGATATGGCCGATTTGAGGAAGCGGGCTGAGGATGCTGAGTCTTTGCTGGAAGACAGCAAGAAGAAGTTGGATGCTGCGGCTTCTGATTTGGAGGCGGCTAATAAACGGCTCAGTGATATTGAGCCAAAGCTGCAGGCTGAGGCTGAGAGAGCAGACGGTTTGGATCAACAGCTGGCAAGTATTAATGCAAGCTTGCCGGGCGTAAAGAAATCTGCCGCCAAGAAAGCCGTTGATAAACTTCTCCAGTCTGACTGGTTTAACGACATTCTGACTTTGCGCCATAACGGCGGTTGGTGTGCTGCACATCGGGTCGTTTGCCATGTGAAGAAGCTGGACGAGGATGGCTGGCAAGAGTTTGAAGATGGTTATGAGGAGAAAGAGCTGTATAAGGTTGCAACCGGCTTTGAGCCTCAGGAGCTACCCGAGGCGGTGATTTGCAATGCTAATCAGAGGACCCTGCCTCCTTTGGATGTTCCGGAAGCAGCTTATTGGTCTGATGATGAGCCTGCCGTTTGA